GTCGGCAACCGGTTGCCTTCAGCATCTCGATGGTGGCCAGCAGTGAACCGCCGGTCGCCAGCATCGGATCAATGATCAAGGCGGTACGCTCCTCCATGTCCGTGGTAAATTTCTCGTAGTAGGCCACCGGTTCCAGGGTCTCCTCGTTACGGTACAGGCCGACCACGCTGACCTTGGCACTGGGAATCATATCAAGCACCCCGTTCATCATCCCCAGACCAGCCCGCAAAATCGGCACAATCGTAATTTTCTTGCCCTTGATCTGCTGGACGGTGACCGGCCCGGCCCAACCGTTGATCGTGATACTCTCGGTTTCAAGATCCTTGGTCGCTTCATAGGTCAACAGACGGGCAACTTCAGAGGCAAGCTCACGAAACTGCTTGGTGCTGAGATCAGCCTTGCGCAGCAGGCCGAGCTTGTGCTGGATCAGCGGGTGTTTGACTTCGTAAATGGCCACGTCAGAGCTCCTTGGGACAGGTTTGGTTTGAGCGAGTCAGCTATACATATAGTTCAACGTCCGGCAGGTCAAGCGGTGAGAACAGAGCACAGGCTGACGCCGCCGGGTCAGCTCCAGGTAAACAGGGGGACGCTGGCGCCAAGCCCATGGACAACGCTGGTAAAGGCCTGTCTGGTATGTAGTTTTTCTCTACCAAACCGCTCGGCAAACAGGGCCTGGATATGGGGGATACGGGAGGTGCCTCCGGTGAGAAAGACCGAATCGATCCGGTCCGGTAGCAGACCGGATCGTGCCAGCACGTCATCGATGCAGTCGGCAATCTGCCGGAAATTTTCACGGTTGATGCTCTCGAACTCCAGCTTGCTGAGCTGCTCGCTGATGCATAGATCCCGCTCCGTAAAGCTGATCCTGGCCTGTTCCTGGTCGGAAAGCCGGCACTTGGCGCTTTCTATGGCCTGAAACAGGAAGTAGCCGAAGTTGTCATCAATGATGTTTTCCAGGTGCTGAATCGCCTGGCGATTGTCGGTACTGCCTTTGATCACGCGGATATGCTCTCTGGTCTTCCGGGCCCGTAAAAGCG
Above is a window of Trichlorobacter lovleyi SZ DNA encoding:
- the upp gene encoding uracil phosphoribosyltransferase; translation: MAIYEVKHPLIQHKLGLLRKADLSTKQFRELASEVARLLTYEATKDLETESITINGWAGPVTVQQIKGKKITIVPILRAGLGMMNGVLDMIPSAKVSVVGLYRNEETLEPVAYYEKFTTDMEERTALIIDPMLATGGSLLATIEMLKATGCRRIKGLFLVAVPEGLEKISSAHPDVEIYVASIDERLNEHGYILPGLGDAGDKIFGTK